A window of the Clupea harengus chromosome 8, Ch_v2.0.2, whole genome shotgun sequence genome harbors these coding sequences:
- the LOC116221358 gene encoding syncollin-like, with amino-acid sequence MKTLIAVLLCTALCWDGLNAQCPDPATLKDINGTKVCARMFSDSTVIYAQSCGGDSLDSYPGDDIPTISLRWNNRVSSLVVSQGCTLTVWDRFRKQGRKHTFSAGIEYRLKEAGQGLIGDWDNDISGYWCVC; translated from the coding sequence ATGAAGACTCTCATCGCTGTGCTCCTGtgcactgctctgtgctgggacGGGCTTAATGCTCAGTGCCCTGACCCCGCCACCCTGAAGGACATCAACGGCACCAAGGTCTGCGCCCGCATGTTCTCGGACAGCACCGTCATCTACGCGCAGAGCTGCGGAGGCGACAGCCTCGATTCCTACCCCGGCGACGATATACCCACTATCAGTTTGCGTTGGAACAACCGCGTCTCATCGCTCGTTGTGAGCCAGGGTTGCACCCTCACCGTCTGGGACCGCTTCAGGAAGCAGGGCAGGAAGCACACCTTCAGCGCCGGCATCGAGTACCGCCTGAAGGAAGCAGGGCAGGGGCTGATCGGCGACTGGGACAACGACATCTCTGGATACTGGTGTGTCTGCTAG